A genomic window from Oryctolagus cuniculus chromosome 12, mOryCun1.1, whole genome shotgun sequence includes:
- the RPL10L gene encoding ribosomal protein uL16-like: MGRRPARCYRYCKNKPYPKSRFCRGVPDAKIRIFDLGRKKAKVDEFPLCGHMVSAEYEQLSSEALEAARICANKYMVKSCGKDGFHIRVRLHPFHVIRINKMLSCAGADRLQTGMRGAFGKPQGTVARVHIGQVIMSIRTKLQNKEHVIEALRRAKFKFPGRQKIHISKKWGFTKFNADEFEDKVAAKRLIPDGCGVKYIPDHGPLAKWRALYS; the protein is encoded by the coding sequence ATGGGCCGCCGCCCTGCTCGCTGTTACCGGTACTGTAAGAATAAGCCGTACCCCAAGTCGCGCTTCTGCCGAGGTGTGCCCGATGCCAAGATCCGGATCTTTGACCTGGGCCGGAAGAAGGCGAAGGTGGACGAGTTCCCTCTGTGTGGCCACATGGTGTCGGCTGAGTACGAACAGCTCTCCTCGGAAGCCCTGGAGGCCGCCCGCATCTGTGCCAACAAATACATGGTGAAGAGCTGCGGCAAAGACGGCTTTCACATCCGGGTGCGGCTGCACCCCTTCCACGTCATCCGCATCAACAAGATGCTGTCCTGTGCCGGCGCTGACAGGCTGCAGACCGGGATGCGAGGTGCCTTTGGAAAGCCTCAAGGGACCGTGGCCAGGGTCCACATTGGGCAAGTCATCATGTCCATCCGCACCAAGCTGCAGAACAAGGAGCACGTGATCGAAGCCTTACGCAGGGCCAAGTTCAAGTTCCCTGGACGCCAGAAGATCCACATCTCCAAGAAGTGGGGCTTCACCAAGTTCAATGCTGACGAATTCGAAGACAAGGTGGCCGCCAAACGCCTCATCCCTGACGGCTGTGGCGTCAAGTACATCCCCGACCACGGCCCCTTGGCCAAGTGGCGAGCTTTGTACTCCTGA